In one Sphingomonas hankookensis genomic region, the following are encoded:
- a CDS encoding ATP-binding protein — MTVNVDMGTDPAGKTVPLDLEELLATRLLVQGNSGSGKSHLLRRLLERSAGHVQQVVIDPEGDFVTLAGAYGHVVIEAADHSEREVAKFATRAREHRASVVLSLEGLEAEGQMKCAAAFLNALFDAPREHWYPALVVVDEAQLFAPAGGGEVVEEVRRASLSAMTNLMCRGRKRGLAGVIATQRLAKLAKNVAAEASNFLMGRTFLDIDMARAADLLGMERRQAEAIRDLQRGHFLALGPAVSRRPLSIKIGPVQTSARSGSPKLTPLPTAPVADIKNLLLAPVEAMLPLGPPIRHVAPPEAVEAAIAAPPRPSVAPDLPERSADETDGIVADVLRALVEDEGDQQRAAAVLYQDFDVRCRMVGLPRPPLDLPAFTRRLACARAGIYDAPDEEWAQALAIADVLPDDMLGAFMLIARAAREGRPCPSEAEIARTYGTSSLGRVKRMLAYIEGRDLMVCRIDLAGKRSIALPHLGWTTEAAEAA; from the coding sequence ATGACCGTGAACGTCGATATGGGGACGGACCCGGCGGGCAAGACCGTTCCCCTTGATCTGGAAGAATTACTGGCCACCCGGCTGCTGGTGCAGGGCAATTCGGGGTCGGGAAAGTCGCACCTGTTGCGCCGGCTGCTCGAACGCAGCGCCGGCCATGTGCAGCAGGTGGTGATCGATCCCGAAGGTGATTTCGTGACGCTGGCCGGCGCCTACGGCCATGTCGTGATCGAGGCGGCGGACCATAGCGAGCGCGAGGTCGCCAAATTCGCGACGCGCGCGCGGGAACATCGGGCGTCGGTGGTGCTGAGCCTCGAAGGCCTCGAGGCCGAAGGGCAGATGAAGTGCGCCGCCGCGTTCCTGAACGCGCTGTTCGATGCGCCGCGCGAGCATTGGTATCCGGCGCTGGTCGTGGTCGACGAGGCGCAGTTGTTCGCGCCGGCGGGCGGCGGCGAGGTGGTTGAGGAGGTGCGACGCGCGTCGCTGTCGGCGATGACCAACCTGATGTGTCGCGGGCGCAAGCGCGGCCTGGCCGGTGTGATCGCGACGCAGCGTCTGGCGAAGCTTGCCAAGAACGTTGCAGCCGAAGCGTCGAACTTCCTGATGGGGCGGACCTTCCTCGACATCGACATGGCGCGTGCCGCCGACCTGCTGGGCATGGAGCGGCGGCAGGCCGAAGCGATTCGTGACCTGCAGCGCGGCCATTTCCTCGCGCTCGGGCCGGCGGTGTCGCGGCGGCCGTTGTCGATCAAGATCGGGCCGGTGCAGACCTCGGCGCGCAGCGGCAGCCCCAAGCTGACCCCGCTGCCGACCGCACCGGTGGCGGACATCAAGAACCTGTTGCTGGCCCCGGTCGAGGCGATGTTGCCACTGGGACCGCCGATCCGCCATGTCGCGCCGCCCGAGGCGGTGGAGGCGGCGATTGCCGCTCCTCCCCGGCCCAGCGTCGCGCCCGACCTGCCCGAACGCAGCGCGGACGAGACCGACGGTATCGTCGCAGACGTGCTGCGCGCGCTGGTGGAGGACGAGGGCGATCAGCAGCGCGCGGCGGCGGTGCTGTATCAGGATTTCGACGTGCGCTGCCGCATGGTTGGCCTGCCGCGACCGCCGCTCGACCTGCCCGCTTTCACGCGGCGGCTGGCCTGTGCGCGCGCCGGGATTTATGACGCACCGGACGAGGAATGGGCGCAGGCGCTGGCGATCGCGGACGTGCTGCCCGACGACATGCTCGGCGCGTTCATGCTGATTGCGCGGGCGGCGCGGGAAGGGCGGCCGTGCCCGAGCGAAGCGGAGATCGCGCGGACCTATGGCACCAGCTCGCTCGGCCGGGTGAAGCGGATGCTGGCCTATATCGAGGGGCGCGACCTGATGGTGTGCCGGATCGATCTGGCGGGGAAACGCTCGATCGCGCTGCCGCATCTGGGGTGGACGACGGAGGCGGCGGAGGCGGCGTAG
- a CDS encoding leucyl aminopeptidase family protein, translating into MTPTITADRGQEARTIHLIDPAGFDTWRGAQPPRIRAAVAAQRLTPKPGKTATLPGEQPDDWSVVTIVADTTTLTPWCLAHLPAQLPPDHYRLASGTPGAAKLGWATAQYRFTRYRKAEDDAPRILLSRDPAQIDEALRQAAATARVRDLVNTAAADLGPAELAAEAKALGEAHGATVTITAGRDLETGYPMIHAVGKAAAKGREPRLIELTWGNPAHPKVALVGKGVCFDSGGLDIKPSSGMRLMKKDMGGAAHALALAGLVMETHLPVRLHLLIPAVENSVSGDAFRPGDVLNSRKGLTVENTNTDAEGRLILGDALTRACEGAPELLIDFATLTGAARVALGPDLPATFVNDEALAADLIAAGTAEADPLWQMPLWDAYDDLLKSDIADMVNAPDGGMAGAVTAALFLRRFVTPGTAWAHLDTFAWRAAAKPGRANGGEAYGLRAAWRLLKDRYGQR; encoded by the coding sequence ATGACACCGACGATCACCGCCGACCGGGGGCAGGAAGCCCGCACCATTCACCTGATCGACCCCGCCGGCTTCGACACCTGGCGTGGCGCACAACCGCCCCGCATCCGCGCCGCCGTCGCTGCCCAGCGCCTGACCCCGAAACCCGGCAAGACCGCCACCCTGCCCGGCGAACAGCCCGACGACTGGTCGGTCGTCACCATCGTCGCCGATACCACGACGCTCACCCCCTGGTGCCTCGCGCACCTTCCCGCCCAGCTTCCCCCCGACCACTACCGGCTCGCCAGCGGCACGCCCGGCGCGGCGAAGCTCGGCTGGGCCACCGCCCAATATCGCTTCACCCGGTACAGGAAGGCGGAGGATGACGCCCCCCGCATCCTGCTGTCGCGCGATCCGGCGCAAATCGACGAAGCGCTGCGACAGGCGGCGGCGACCGCCCGCGTCCGCGATCTGGTCAACACCGCCGCCGCCGATCTCGGCCCGGCCGAACTCGCTGCCGAGGCGAAAGCGCTCGGCGAAGCGCATGGCGCTACCGTCACGATCACCGCCGGTCGCGACCTCGAAACCGGCTATCCGATGATCCACGCGGTCGGAAAGGCCGCCGCAAAGGGCCGCGAACCGCGCCTGATCGAACTCACCTGGGGCAACCCGGCCCACCCGAAGGTCGCGCTGGTCGGCAAGGGCGTATGCTTCGACAGCGGAGGCCTCGACATCAAGCCATCGTCCGGCATGCGGCTGATGAAGAAGGACATGGGCGGCGCGGCACACGCGCTGGCGCTGGCCGGACTGGTGATGGAAACCCACCTGCCTGTCCGGCTCCACCTGCTCATTCCGGCGGTCGAGAACAGCGTCTCGGGCGACGCCTTCCGCCCCGGCGACGTGCTGAACAGCCGCAAGGGGCTGACGGTCGAGAATACCAATACCGATGCGGAGGGGCGCCTCATCCTCGGCGACGCGCTGACCCGTGCGTGCGAGGGAGCACCCGAACTGCTGATCGACTTCGCGACGCTGACCGGCGCGGCGCGCGTCGCGCTGGGGCCGGACCTGCCCGCGACCTTCGTCAATGACGAAGCGCTAGCCGCCGACCTGATCGCCGCCGGCACCGCCGAAGCCGACCCGCTGTGGCAGATGCCGCTCTGGGACGCCTATGACGACCTGCTCAAGTCCGACATCGCCGACATGGTCAACGCACCCGACGGCGGCATGGCCGGCGCGGTAACCGCCGCGCTGTTTCTGCGGCGCTTCGTCACGCCCGGCACGGCTTGGGCGCATCTCGACACCTTCGCCTGGCGCGCCGCCGCCAAACCGGGCCGGGCCAACGGCGGTGAAGCATATGGCCTACGCGCGGCGTGGCGATTGCTGAAGGACCGGTACGGGCAACGCTAG
- the rimO gene encoding 30S ribosomal protein S12 methylthiotransferase RimO, with protein MATRLPSPPRVGMVSLGCPKNLVDSERILTKLRSDGYQMSPDYAGADVVLVNTCGFLDSAKEESLEAIGEAIAENGRVIVTGCMGQEAETIRARFPQVLAVTGAHQYEQVVDAVHEAAPPIPSPFVDLVPESGLKLTPRHYSYLKISEGCNHRCSFCIIPSIRGDLVSRRPDAILREAEKLVAAGTKELLVISQDTSAYGIDIRREPRAWKGREVVPHMTDLARELGRIAPWVRLHYVYPYPHVDSVIPLMAEGLVLPYLDIPFQHASPSVLKAMKRPANDAKVLERLRGWREVCPDIAIRSSFVVGFPGETEADFQYLLDWLDEAQLDRVGAFRFEPVEGAAANALPDPVPEEVKEERYARIMEKTAAISAAKLAAKIGRTIDVIIDEVGEEGGATGRSTADAPGIDGEVFLRDAGHLAQGDIIKVEVEDADEHDLYGVPLT; from the coding sequence ATGGCAACTCGTCTTCCTTCGCCCCCCCGTGTCGGGATGGTTTCGCTCGGCTGTCCCAAGAACCTGGTCGACAGCGAACGCATCCTGACCAAGCTGCGCAGCGACGGCTATCAGATGTCGCCCGACTATGCCGGCGCCGACGTCGTGCTCGTCAACACCTGCGGCTTCCTCGATTCCGCCAAGGAAGAGTCGCTCGAAGCGATCGGTGAGGCGATCGCCGAAAATGGCCGCGTCATCGTCACCGGCTGCATGGGGCAGGAGGCGGAGACGATCCGCGCCCGCTTCCCGCAGGTGCTGGCCGTCACCGGCGCGCATCAATATGAGCAGGTCGTCGACGCCGTCCACGAGGCCGCGCCACCAATCCCGTCTCCCTTCGTCGATCTGGTCCCCGAAAGCGGGCTGAAGCTGACGCCGCGCCACTACAGCTATCTGAAGATCTCGGAGGGCTGCAACCACCGCTGTTCCTTCTGCATCATCCCGTCGATCCGCGGCGATCTGGTCAGCCGCCGCCCCGACGCGATTCTGCGCGAGGCGGAAAAGCTCGTCGCCGCCGGCACGAAGGAACTGCTGGTCATCAGCCAGGACACCTCGGCCTACGGCATCGACATCCGCCGCGAACCGCGTGCGTGGAAGGGGCGCGAGGTCGTGCCGCACATGACCGACCTCGCCCGCGAACTGGGCCGGATCGCGCCTTGGGTCCGGCTGCACTATGTCTATCCCTACCCCCACGTCGACAGCGTGATCCCGCTGATGGCCGAAGGACTGGTGCTCCCCTATCTCGACATTCCTTTCCAGCACGCCTCGCCGTCGGTGCTGAAGGCAATGAAGCGCCCGGCCAACGATGCCAAGGTGCTGGAGCGCCTGCGCGGCTGGCGTGAGGTCTGTCCGGACATCGCAATCCGTTCGTCGTTCGTCGTCGGCTTCCCCGGCGAGACCGAGGCCGATTTCCAGTACCTTCTCGACTGGCTGGACGAAGCGCAGCTCGACCGCGTCGGCGCTTTCCGCTTCGAGCCCGTCGAGGGCGCCGCCGCCAACGCGCTGCCCGATCCGGTGCCGGAAGAGGTCAAGGAAGAGCGCTACGCCCGGATCATGGAAAAGACCGCCGCGATCTCGGCCGCCAAGCTCGCCGCCAAGATCGGCCGCACGATAGACGTCATCATCGACGAGGTCGGCGAAGAGGGCGGCGCCACCGGTCGCAGCACCGCCGATGCACCCGGCATTGACGGCGAGGTGTTCCTGCGCGACGCCGGCCATCTGGCCCAGGGCGATATCATCAAGGTCGAGGTCGAGGACGCCGACGAACACGACCTGTACGGCGTACCGCTGACCTGA
- a CDS encoding DMT family protein, which yields MPDAARLWPILLLIASNIFMTFAWYGHLKHKGAPLFFVIVVSWGIAFFEYCLAVPANRIGSQVYSAAQLKGMQEVITLTVFAIFSVAYLGQKITVNHMIGFTLIAGGAFFLFRQ from the coding sequence ATGCCCGATGCTGCCCGTCTCTGGCCGATCCTGCTGCTGATCGCGTCGAACATCTTCATGACCTTCGCCTGGTACGGCCATCTGAAGCACAAGGGGGCGCCCCTGTTCTTCGTGATCGTCGTCAGCTGGGGCATCGCCTTTTTCGAATATTGCCTCGCCGTGCCCGCCAACCGCATCGGGTCGCAGGTCTATTCGGCGGCGCAGTTGAAGGGGATGCAGGAGGTCATCACCCTGACCGTCTTCGCGATCTTCTCGGTCGCCTATCTCGGACAGAAGATTACGGTCAATCACATGATCGGCTTCACGCTGATCGCCGGGGGCGCGTTCTTCCTGTTCCGGCAATAG
- a CDS encoding potassium channel family protein, with protein sequence MRAPGRRAILRQSSSLPVWASILWRVVAVLALVGIAIGVHWFDRAGLRDNYDGSVSFIDVIYFTMISITTTGYGDIAPVTERARLFDALIVSPIRVFVVLLFIGTTYQFVFRRSWERWRMALLQEKLSGHIVVAGFGKTGSEAVDELIARGEDARRIVVIDPVQSHLDEAQKIGCIVLQADATRDATLNDVCVAKARALIVATGRDDTSILVTLTARHLAPDLTISVIVKAEDNESPARAAGATTVINPVSFAGLLLAGSCRGPHIADYMLDLASIDGAVALSERPVAPHEVGQPLSAITTGLGLRIYRQGGKIRFDSPEARNLQPGDTIVEVVTR encoded by the coding sequence GTGAGAGCGCCCGGCCGGCGCGCGATCCTGCGCCAGTCGTCGTCGCTGCCGGTCTGGGCCTCGATCCTGTGGCGGGTCGTCGCGGTGCTGGCGCTGGTCGGGATCGCCATCGGCGTCCACTGGTTCGACCGCGCGGGGCTGCGCGACAATTACGACGGGTCGGTCAGCTTCATCGACGTCATCTATTTCACGATGATCTCGATCACGACGACCGGCTATGGCGACATCGCACCGGTCACCGAACGCGCGCGACTTTTCGATGCGTTGATCGTTTCGCCGATCCGGGTGTTCGTCGTGCTGCTGTTCATCGGCACGACCTATCAGTTCGTCTTTCGGCGCAGTTGGGAGCGTTGGCGCATGGCGCTGTTGCAGGAAAAACTTTCCGGACACATCGTCGTCGCCGGCTTCGGCAAAACCGGTTCCGAAGCGGTCGATGAACTGATTGCCCGGGGCGAGGACGCCCGCCGCATCGTCGTGATCGATCCGGTACAATCGCATCTCGATGAAGCGCAAAAGATCGGCTGCATCGTGCTGCAGGCCGATGCCACCCGCGACGCGACGCTGAACGACGTCTGCGTGGCAAAGGCACGGGCGCTGATCGTCGCGACCGGCCGCGACGACACGTCGATCCTCGTGACGCTCACCGCCCGCCACCTCGCCCCCGACCTGACGATCAGCGTCATTGTGAAGGCGGAGGACAATGAATCTCCTGCCCGGGCCGCCGGCGCGACGACCGTCATCAACCCGGTCAGCTTTGCCGGCCTGCTGCTCGCCGGATCCTGCCGCGGCCCGCATATCGCCGACTACATGCTCGACCTCGCCTCGATCGACGGCGCGGTCGCCCTGTCCGAACGCCCCGTCGCTCCGCACGAAGTCGGGCAGCCGCTGTCCGCGATCACCACCGGCCTCGGCCTGCGCATCTACCGGCAAGGTGGGAAGATCCGGTTCGACAGCCCCGAAGCCCGCAACCTGCAACCCGGCGACACGATCGTCGAAGTGGTGACCCGATAA
- a CDS encoding M23 family metallopeptidase codes for MKVGTRSAAALIVMGLASGCIPASPGYDPAPALPQAPPVAAPGTPPATKPEGDGVTALPSPPPAWEARRVVANAHSIAESSYVVRPGDTLRGIANATGAGSEAIARANNLPAPFTIRAGQRLTIPDGRYHTVHEGETGIAIARAYGVDWSRIVTANALTEPYILRTGQRILIPGDALPRSAAERAAAFRLDIDDILTGGEPAIKPNEKPVVAVTSPKRVLPSTAAIAAPTTTPGTFAWPVDGRLFKRFGAGASGERNDGIKIAVPLDTPIGAAADGTVAYVGTGVPGLGGVVIVRHGGGLTTVYGHASQLLVQRGQAVKKGQKIALSGDSGFADRPMVHFEMRSGRTPVDPLTRLPRR; via the coding sequence ATGAAGGTCGGAACGCGGAGCGCGGCGGCGCTGATTGTCATGGGCCTGGCCAGCGGGTGCATCCCTGCCTCGCCCGGCTACGATCCTGCCCCGGCCCTGCCACAGGCGCCGCCGGTCGCCGCGCCCGGCACCCCGCCTGCGACCAAGCCGGAAGGCGACGGCGTCACCGCACTTCCCTCCCCGCCGCCGGCCTGGGAGGCACGTCGCGTCGTCGCCAATGCCCACAGCATCGCCGAAAGCAGCTACGTCGTCCGGCCCGGCGATACGCTGCGCGGTATCGCCAACGCGACCGGCGCCGGATCGGAAGCGATCGCCCGCGCCAACAACCTGCCCGCACCCTTCACCATCCGCGCCGGACAGCGCCTGACCATTCCCGACGGCCGCTATCATACCGTGCATGAGGGCGAGACCGGCATCGCCATCGCCCGCGCTTACGGCGTCGACTGGTCGCGGATCGTCACCGCCAATGCCCTGACCGAACCCTATATCCTGCGTACCGGACAGCGCATCCTGATTCCCGGCGATGCCTTGCCGCGCTCCGCCGCCGAACGCGCCGCCGCGTTCCGGCTCGACATCGACGACATCCTCACCGGCGGCGAACCGGCAATCAAGCCGAACGAAAAGCCAGTGGTCGCGGTGACCTCGCCCAAACGCGTCCTGCCCTCGACCGCCGCCATCGCCGCGCCGACCACGACGCCCGGCACCTTCGCCTGGCCGGTCGATGGCCGGCTGTTCAAGCGATTCGGCGCCGGCGCCAGCGGGGAGCGCAATGACGGCATCAAGATCGCGGTGCCGCTGGACACCCCCATCGGCGCAGCGGCGGACGGCACCGTCGCCTATGTGGGGACCGGCGTGCCGGGGCTGGGCGGCGTGGTCATCGTCCGCCACGGCGGCGGGCTGACCACCGTCTACGGCCATGCCAGCCAGTTGCTCGTCCAGCGCGGGCAGGCGGTGAAGAAGGGGCAGAAGATCGCCCTGTCCGGCGATTCGGGCTTTGCCGACCGGCCGATGGTCCATTTCGAGATGCGTTCGGGCCGCACCCCGGTCGATCCGCTCACCCGGTTGCCGCGCCGGTGA
- the serS gene encoding serine--tRNA ligase, with amino-acid sequence MHDIRLIRDDPAAFDAALARRGLDPRSAEIVALDERRRALQTEIQTAQARRNEASKAIGAAKAKRDEDTAAMLMAEVATLKDRMLAAELEEASLASELRGVLSIVPNLPLADVPQGADEDDNVVEKTVGDPTAFGFDPAEHDAIGPAIGLDFETGVKLSGARFTLVRGAAAKLHRALGQFMLDTLTGIHGYEEVVPPVLVRSDALYGTGQLPKFAEDLFRTTEEHWLIPTAEVSLTNIVAGDILAERELPLRFTALTMCFRSEAGAAGRDTRGFIRQHQFEKAEMVSITTPEQSDAEHERMTQAAEDILNRLVLPFRRMKLCTGDMGFSAARTYDLEVWLPGQQRYREISSCSTCTDFQARRMNARYRPEGEKATRFVHTLNGSGLAVGRTLVAVLENYQQADGSVVVPDVLRRYVGQDVLAPAR; translated from the coding sequence ATGCACGATATCCGCCTGATCCGCGACGATCCCGCCGCCTTCGACGCCGCCCTTGCCCGCCGGGGTCTCGACCCGCGATCGGCCGAGATCGTGGCGCTCGACGAGCGCCGCCGCGCGCTTCAGACCGAGATCCAGACCGCTCAGGCGCGCCGCAACGAAGCATCGAAGGCGATCGGGGCAGCCAAGGCGAAGCGGGACGAGGACACTGCCGCAATGCTGATGGCCGAAGTCGCCACGCTGAAGGATCGGATGCTCGCGGCCGAGCTGGAGGAGGCGTCGCTCGCCAGCGAACTGCGCGGCGTTCTCTCGATCGTCCCCAACCTGCCGCTCGCCGATGTGCCCCAGGGCGCGGACGAGGACGATAACGTCGTCGAAAAGACCGTAGGCGATCCGACTGCCTTCGGCTTCGATCCTGCCGAGCATGACGCGATCGGCCCGGCCATCGGCCTCGATTTCGAAACCGGGGTCAAGCTGTCGGGCGCGCGCTTCACGCTGGTGCGCGGCGCGGCAGCCAAGCTGCACCGTGCGCTCGGCCAGTTCATGCTCGACACGCTGACCGGCATCCATGGCTATGAGGAGGTCGTGCCGCCGGTGCTGGTGCGTAGCGACGCGCTCTATGGCACAGGACAGCTGCCCAAATTCGCCGAGGACCTGTTCCGGACGACGGAAGAACATTGGCTGATCCCGACCGCCGAAGTGTCGCTGACCAATATCGTCGCAGGCGACATCCTCGCCGAGCGCGAGCTGCCGCTGCGCTTCACCGCGCTGACCATGTGCTTCCGTTCGGAAGCTGGTGCCGCGGGACGCGACACGCGCGGCTTCATCCGCCAGCACCAGTTCGAAAAGGCGGAAATGGTATCGATCACCACGCCGGAGCAGTCGGACGCGGAACATGAACGCATGACCCAGGCGGCCGAGGATATCCTCAACCGTCTCGTCCTTCCGTTCCGCCGCATGAAGCTGTGCACCGGCGACATGGGCTTCTCGGCCGCACGCACCTACGACCTCGAAGTCTGGCTGCCCGGCCAGCAGCGCTATCGCGAAATTTCGAGCTGCTCGACCTGCACCGACTTCCAGGCGCGCCGCATGAACGCACGCTATCGCCCGGAGGGGGAGAAGGCGACCCGCTTCGTCCATACCCTCAACGGTTCGGGCCTTGCGGTCGGGCGGACGCTGGTCGCGGTGCTGGAGAACTACCAGCAGGCCGACGGATCGGTCGTCGTGCCCGACGTGCTGCGCCGCTATGTCGGGCAGGACGTTCTGGCGCCCGCACGCTGA
- a CDS encoding host attachment family protein yields MRIPHDACILVADGRKMLFFRNEGDADMPNLIVEDQKLQANPADRHQKTDAAGQASSTTGGTMGEVDFHQQAEDRFAAEAAELLRKRALANEFESLIIVAPPKTLGEMRKHYHKAVSDKLAGELDKDLTGHPVDQIEKLLANA; encoded by the coding sequence ATGCGGATACCCCATGACGCCTGCATATTGGTCGCGGACGGGCGCAAGATGCTGTTCTTTCGCAACGAAGGCGATGCGGACATGCCGAACCTGATCGTCGAGGATCAGAAGCTGCAGGCCAATCCCGCCGACCGCCACCAGAAGACCGATGCGGCGGGTCAGGCGTCGTCGACCACCGGCGGCACGATGGGGGAGGTCGATTTCCATCAGCAGGCCGAGGACCGGTTCGCGGCGGAAGCGGCCGAGCTGCTGCGCAAGCGTGCGCTGGCGAACGAGTTCGAATCGCTGATCATCGTCGCCCCGCCCAAGACGCTGGGCGAGATGCGCAAACATTATCACAAGGCGGTCAGCGACAAGCTGGCCGGCGAACTCGACAAGGACCTGACCGGCCATCCGGTCGACCAGATCGAGAAGCTGCTCGCCAACGCCTGA
- the dksA gene encoding RNA polymerase-binding protein DksA, producing MATVLSDTKQPLDMPPPPANDDGTGYRPHADEPFMNPRQQAYFRAKLLAWKDAIHREAQDTLAHLQNESLREADLTDRASSETDFSIELRTRDRQRKLIAKIEAALRRIDDGEYGYCEVTGEPIALGRLEARPIATMTVEAQSRHERQEKVSRED from the coding sequence ATGGCCACGGTTTTGAGCGACACGAAACAACCTCTCGACATGCCACCGCCGCCGGCGAACGACGATGGCACCGGATATCGTCCCCATGCGGACGAACCGTTCATGAACCCCCGTCAGCAGGCCTATTTCCGGGCCAAACTGCTGGCATGGAAGGACGCAATCCACCGCGAGGCGCAGGACACGCTGGCGCATCTGCAGAACGAATCGCTGCGCGAGGCCGACCTGACCGACCGCGCATCGAGCGAGACCGACTTTTCGATCGAACTGCGCACCCGTGATCGCCAGCGCAAGCTGATCGCCAAGATCGAGGCGGCGCTGCGCCGGATCGACGATGGCGAATATGGCTATTGCGAAGTCACCGGGGAGCCGATCGCGCTGGGCCGGCTGGAAGCCCGCCCCATCGCGACGATGACGGTCGAGGCGCAGAGCCGCCACGAACGCCAGGAAAAGGTATCGCGCGAGGATTGA
- a CDS encoding YdcH family protein, with protein MATIVGGCVLFIPPTAKQEDATMQSAHLTALEAKHATLDRQIAAETQRPSPDQALLSSLKKRKLMVKQEMTAL; from the coding sequence ATGGCGACAATCGTCGGCGGCTGTGTTCTATTCATTCCCCCAACAGCCAAGCAGGAGGATGCAACGATGCAGTCTGCCCACCTCACCGCCCTCGAAGCGAAACATGCGACGCTCGATCGTCAGATCGCCGCCGAAACGCAGCGTCCTTCCCCCGACCAGGCGCTGCTGTCCTCGCTGAAGAAGCGCAAGCTGATGGTGAAGCAGGAGATGACGGCGCTGTAA
- a CDS encoding YdcH family protein translates to MDESDLEQRLGLLRIEHRDLDDAIAALGMAAQVDQLQIARLKRRKLRLRDEIAAIEDQLIPDIIA, encoded by the coding sequence ATGGACGAATCGGACCTTGAACAGCGTCTGGGGCTGCTGCGGATCGAGCATCGCGACCTCGACGATGCGATCGCGGCGCTGGGCATGGCGGCGCAGGTCGACCAGTTGCAAATCGCCCGGCTGAAGCGGCGTAAGCTGCGCCTGCGCGACGAGATCGCGGCGATCGAGGACCAGCTGATCCCCGACATCATCGCCTGA
- a CDS encoding DUF1465 family protein — MGPAGHGADVQRRLIDSLYVEAMLLADEARSYFNDAGQAERALLDPMARVVLSCESLKITTRLMHVIAWLLTQRAIDAGEMAPDLAEDPLRALATSPVTEDEVLETMPAGTQVLIRASLDLYRRAERIERSKTSPPPASPARAMFERLAMQL, encoded by the coding sequence ATGGGACCAGCCGGACACGGGGCGGACGTTCAACGCCGACTGATCGATTCGCTGTACGTCGAAGCCATGCTGCTGGCCGACGAGGCGCGATCCTATTTCAACGATGCCGGACAGGCGGAACGCGCGCTGCTCGACCCGATGGCGCGGGTGGTGCTGTCGTGCGAATCGCTCAAGATCACGACGCGGCTGATGCACGTCATCGCGTGGCTGCTGACCCAGCGCGCGATCGATGCGGGCGAGATGGCGCCGGACCTGGCCGAGGATCCGCTGCGCGCGCTGGCCACGTCGCCGGTGACCGAGGACGAGGTGCTGGAGACGATGCCGGCGGGGACGCAGGTGCTGATCCGCGCCAGCCTCGACCTGTATCGCCGGGCGGAACGGATCGAGCGGTCGAAGACCAGCCCGCCGCCGGCCAGCCCGGCGCGGGCGATGTTCGAACGGCTGGCGATGCAGCTATAG